The Salvelinus alpinus chromosome 21, SLU_Salpinus.1, whole genome shotgun sequence genome has a segment encoding these proteins:
- the LOC139548481 gene encoding tripartite motif-containing protein 42-like: MLGTDSESGCWPRLRSSKKRNNPKAKHAGKEIGSQDAQTKTEFDPVTRSLALHLCCPACDTLLLQPVSLPCGHCLCRPCLEGVRKKPSSTKASDAEQPQPCSQCPCCLVHYSLQPGEAWPFPENLLLANMAEQLLERLEGLRRVKQPKNTRAKKLPLRMTACEICSKQREAQRYCQTCGLNYCAKCLRKLHGKRAFQAHVLTEPVESGCRDPCPIHHDRSLSHCCLDDGALGCQACMEQGHQGHDVSPVHEARAHRELGIRNSLEQAGKVKSQCEADMVSMDQLRARTGSDGTELRRRVREGFLSIRNVLLDQEALLLSQLENLTSSTCSGAIDFLQTSAPLLSSLTGLETISEQALLEPNTVAFLTGVVALTQWLQRVNGDIHRSALTLQEGEPFKGMKMDFDALFRDLQGLLGTHLHWKSPEVAAVVAVATGMEAPILEGCCEVVQLPSCPGTPHRTLAYSPRSPRTPRSHRKLVMEEQLGLSAGDCSDKERHLLPRPPIIYQHIVSGATVEVQSSGCCPWAEVKTFDIHFQDAVILGMAMEEGKGVVLVGLKTCNLQTAGLCLDTHYLFRARSVNGAGVWSSSYRVNTECQGDEAKAAVTQEI; this comes from the exons ATGCTTGGTACTGATTCTGAATCCGGCTGTTGGCCGCGCTTGAGGTCTTCGAAGAAGCGCAACAACCCCAAAGCCAAACACGCAGGAAAGGAGATAGG CTCTCAGGATGCCCAGACAAAAACTGAGTTTGACCCAGTGACCCGCTCCCTGGCTCTCCACCTGTGCTGCCCAGCCTGTGACACTCTCCTCCTCCAGCCTGTGTCTCTGCCCTGTGGCCACTGCCTCTGCCGGCCTTGCCTGGAAGGCGTCCGCAAGAAGCCATCCAGCACCAAGGCCTCTGATGCCGAGCAACCTCAGCCCTGCTCCCAGTGCCCTTGCTGCCTGGTCCACTACTCCCTCCAGCCCGGCGAGGCCTGGCCCTTCCCAGAGAACCTTCTCCTGGCTAACATGGCTGAGCAGCTCCTGGAAAGGCTTGAGGGCCTGAGACGGGTGAAGCAACCCAAAAACACCCGTGCCAAGAAGTTACCCCTGAGGATGACCGCCTGCGAGATCTGCTCTAAGCAGCGCGAGGCCCAGCGCTACTGCCAAACCTGCGGCCTCAACTACTGTGCCAAGTGCCTGAGAAAACTCCATGGCAAACGGGCATTCCAGGCCCACGTGCTGACGGAGCCCGTGGAGAGCGGGTGCCGCGATCCATGCCCCATCCACCACGACCGCTCCCTGTCCCACTGTTGCCTTGACGACGGAGCTCTGGGGTGCCAGGCGTGCATGGAACAGGGGCACCAGGGACACGATGTGTCACCAGTCCACGAGGCCCGCGCCCACAGGGAGTTGGGCATCCGCAATTCCCTAGAGCAGGCTGGGAAGG TGAAGTCCCAGTGTGAAGCTGACATGGTGTCCATGGACCAGTTGAGGGCCCGGACGGGCTCCGACGGCACCGAGCTAAGACGCCGTGTGCGCGAGGGTTTCCTGTCTATCCGTAATGTCCTGCTAGACCAGGAGGCATTGCTGCTCTCACAGCTGGAAAATCTGACCTCCAGCACCTGCAGCGGAGCCATTGACTTCCTCCAGACCTCTGCCCCACTCCTGAGCTCCCTGACTGGGCTGGAGACGATCTCTGAACAGGCCCTCCTGGAGCCCAACACTGTGGCCTTCCTGACCGGGGTCGTGGCTCTGACCCAGTGGCTGCAGAGGGTCAACGGGGACATTCATCGCTCTGCCCTGACTCTCCAGGAGGGGGAGCCCTTCAAGGGGATGAAGATGGACTTTGATGCTCTCTTTAGGGACCTGCAGGGCCTGCTGGGGACCCACCTCCACTGGAAGAGCCCCGAAGTGGCTGCAGTGGTTGCCGTGGCGACCGGCATGGAGGCACCCATTTTGGAGGGGTGCTGCGAGGTGGTGCAGCTGCCATCATGCCCAGGGACCCCCCACCGCACCCTGGCGTACTCACCCCGAAGCCCCCGGACTCCCAGGAGCCACAGGAAGCTGGTGATGGAGGAACAGCTGGGCCTGTCAGCTGGGGACTGCAGCGATAAGGAACGCCATCTGCTGCCCAGGCCCCCCATCATCTACCAGCACATCGTCAGTGGAGCCACAGTGGAGGTACA GTCTTCTGGATGCTGCCCATGGGCGGAGGTGAAGACCTTTGACATCCACTTCCAGGATGCGGTTATCTTGGGGATGGCcatggaggaggggaagggagtgGTCCTGGTGGGGCTGAAGACCTGCAACCTGCAGACGGCCGGGCTCTGCCTAGACACACACTACCTGTTCCGGGCACGCTCTGTCAACGGGGCCGGCGTGTGGAGCTCCTCCTACAGA GTGAACACCGAGTGCCAGGGAGATGAGGCCAAGGCAGCCGTGACACAGGAAATCTAA